From the genome of Streptococcus oralis:
GACAGTCCCAACAACCTTTGAATTTACAGATATTGCAGGGATTGTAAAAGGAGCATCAAAAGGAGAAGGTCTAGGTAATAAATTCTTGGCCAATATCCGTGAGGTAGATGCGATTGTTCACGTAGTTCGTGCTTTTGATGATGAAAATGTGATGCGCGAACAAGGACGTGAAGACGCCTTTGTGGATCCACTTGCAGATATTGATACCATTAACCTGGAGTTGATTCTTGCGGACTTAGAATCAGTTAATAAACGCTATGCGCGTGTAGAAAAGATGGCACGTACGCAAAAAGATAAAGAATCAGTAGCAGAGTTTAATGTTCTTCAAAAGATTAAACCAGTCCTTGAAGATGGAAAATCAGCTCGTACCATTGAATTCACAGATGAGGAACAAAAGGTTGTCAAAGGTCTCTTCCTTTTGACCACTAAACCAGTTCTTTATGTTGCTAATGTGGATGAGGATGTAGTTTCAGATCCAGATTCTATCGAATATGTGAAGCAAATTCGTGAATTCGCAGCGACAGAAAATGCAGAGGTAGTAGTTATTTCTGCGCGTGCTGAGGAAGAAATTTCTGAGTTAGATGATGAAGATAAGCAAGAGTTTCTTGAAGCACTTGGCTTGACAGAATCAGGTGTTGACAAGTTGACTCGTGCAGCCTATCACTTGCTTGGGCTTGGAACTTACTTCACAGCTGGTGAAAAAGAAGTCCGTGCTTGGACCTTTAAGCGAGGGATGAAAGCTCCTCAAGTAGCTGGTATTATCCACTCAGACTTTGAAAAAGGCTTTATTCGTGCAGTAACAATGTCATATGAGGATCTAGTGAAATATGGATCTGAAAAGGCTGTAAAAGAAGCTGGACGCTTGCGTGAAGAAGGAAAAGAATATATCGTTCAAGATGGCGATATCATGGAATTCCGCTTTAACGTTTAATAACATTTAATAAATAGTGTCAATTAGGTTGGAAAAAAATTCCAACCCTTTTGGCTTTTGAAAGGAAAAATAAATGACTAAATTACTTGTTGGATTAGGAAATCCAGGGGATAAATATTTTGAAACCAAGCACAACGTTGGATTTATGTTGATTGACCAATTGGCCAAAAAACAAAATGTTACCTTTACACATGACAAGATATTTCAAGCTGACCTAGCATCTTTTTTCTTCAATGGAGAAAAAATTTATCTGGTCAAACCAACAACATTTATGAATGAAAGTGGAAAAGCGGTTCATGCTTTATTGACTTACTATGGTTTGGATATTGATGATTTACTCGTTATTTACGACGACCTTGACATGGAAGTCGGAAAAATTCGTTTAAGAGCAAAGGGCTCAGCAGGTGGTCATAATGGGATCAAATCTATTATTCAACATATAGGGACTGAGGTATTTAACCGTGTTAAAATAGGTATTGGAAGACCTAAAAAAGGCATGTCGGTTGTTCATCATGTTTTAAGTAAGTTTGATCAGGATGACTATGTGGGTATTTTACATTCTATTGACAAGGTTGACGATGCTGTAAACTACTATTTACAAGAGAAAAACTTTGAGAAAACAATGCAGAGGTATAATGGATAAATGGTGACTTTATTAGGTTTATTCTCAGAAAATGACCAGATAAAAAAATGGCATCAAAATCTTATAAATAAGAAAAGACAACTAATACTTGGTTTATCAACGTCTACCAAGGCTCTTGCAATTGCAAGCAGTCTAGAAAAAGAAAATAAGATTGTGTTACTGACTTCAACTTATGGAGAAGCAGAACGAATTATCAGTGATCTTCTTTCTCTCTTAGGAGAGGAAGTTGTCTATCCTTTTTTGGTAGATGACTCTCCTATGGTAGAGTTTTTGATGTCTTCGCAAGAAAAAATCATTTCGCGGGTTGATGCCTTGCGTTTTTTGAGTGATCCGTCTAAGAAAGGGATTTTAGTTTGTAATATCGCAGCGAGTCGGTTGATCTTACCCTCTCCGACTAGATTTAAAGAAAGTATTATAAGGATTGCGGTTGGTGAAGAATATGACCAACACGAGCTACTTCACAAATTAAAGGAAATTGGATATCGAAAAGTTACTCAAGTACAGACACAAGGTGAGTTTAGTATTCGAGGAGATATTTTAGATATTTTTGAGATGTCTCAGTTAGAACCTTTCCGAATTGAGTTTTTTGGTGATGAAGTAGATGGTATTCGTACTTTTGAAGTCGAAACACAATTATCGAAAGAAAATCAGACAAACCTCACTATCTTTCCAGCTAGCGACATACTTTTGAGAGAAAAAGATTATCAACGAGGACAGTCAGCTTTAGAAAAGCAAATTTCGAAGACTCTATCACCGATTTTGAAATCCTATCTAGAAGAAATTTTGTCAAGTTTTCATCAAAAACAAGTACATTCAGATAGTCGAAAGTTTTTGTCTTTATGTTATGAAAAAACATGGACTATATTTGATTATACTGAAAAAAATACACCAGTATTCTTTGATGATTATCAAAAATTGATGAATCAGTATGAAGTATTTGAAAGAGAATTAGCACAATACTTTACAGAAGATTTACAGAATAGTAAATCATTTTCTGAGATGCAGTATTTTGCAGATACAGAGCAAACCTATAAAAAACAAAGTCCAGTTACCTTTTTCTCCAATCTTCAAAAGGGTTTAGGAAATCTCAAGTTTGATCACATTTATCAATTTAATCAATACCCCATGCAAGAGTTTTTCAATCAGTTTTCTTTTCTTAAAGAAGAAATTGAGCGATACAAAAAAATGGACTACACCATTGTTTTGCAGTCTAGCAATTCAATGGGCAGTAAAACATTGGAAGATGTTTTAGAGGAATACCAGATCAAATTGGATTCCAAAGATAAGTCAAGTATCTGTAAAGAATCTGTAAACTTGATTGAGGGTAATCTAAGACATGGTTTTCATTTTGTAGATGAAAAAATTCTCTTGATTACTGAACATGAGATTTTTCAAAAGAAATTAAAACGTCGGTTTCGAAGACAACATGCTTCAAACGCAGAGCGATTAAAAGATTATAATGAACTTGAAAAAGGTGACTACGTTGTTCACCATATTCATGGAATTGGTCAATATTTAGGAATCGAAACAATTGAAATCAAAGGGATTCACCGTGATTATGTCAGTGTACAGTATCAAAATGGTGACCAAATCTCCATCCCAGTAGAGCAGATTCAGTTACTGTCTAAATATGTTTCAAGTGATGGGAAAGCGCCAAAACTTAATAAATTAAATGATGGTCATTTCAAAAAGGCCAAGCAAAAAGTTAAGAAACAAGTAGAGGATATAGCTGACGATTTAATCAAGCTTTATTCTGAGCGTAGTCAGTTGAAGGGGTTTGCTTTCTCAGCTGATGATGATGAGCAACATGCTTTTGATGATGCTTTCCCTTATGTTGAAACGGATGATCAACTTCGTAGTATTGAGGAAATCAAGAGAGATATGCAGGATTCTCACCCCATGGATCGACTTTTGGTTGGAGATGTTGGTTTTGGGAAGACTGAAGTAGCAATGCGTGCTGCTTTTAAGGCAGTCAATGATCACAAACAGGTGGTCGTTCTAGTTCCAACGACGGTTTTAGCGCAACAGCACTATACGAATTTTAAGGAACGATTCCAAAATTTTGCTGTTAATATTGATGTGTTGAGTCGCTTTAGAAGTAAAAAAGAGCAGGCAGAAACACTTGAAAAACTAAAGAATGGTCAAGTCGATATTTTGATTGGAACGCATCGTGTTTTGTCAAAAGATGTTGTGTTTTCAGATTTGGGCTTGATGATTATTGATGAGGAACAACGATTCGGTGTTAAGCATAAGGAAACTTTGAAAGAACTAAAAAAACAAGTAGATGTTCTAACCTTGACAGCAACGCCGATTCCTCGTACTCTTCATATGTCTATGCTAGGAATCAGAGATTTGTCTGTTATTGAAACTCCTCCAACCAATCGCTATCCTGTTCAAACCTATGTTTTGGAAAAGAATGATAGTGTGATTCGTGATGCTGTCTTGCGCGAAATGGAGCGTGGAGGTCAAGTTTACTATCTTTACAATAAAGTTGACACAATTGACCAGAAGGTTTCGGAATTACAGGAGTTGATTCCAGAGGCTTCGATTGGGTATGTTCATGGACAAATGAGTGAAATTCAGTTAGAAAATACTCTACTGGACTTTATTGAAGGACAATATGATATTTTGGTGACAACTACTATTATTGAGACAGGGGTAGATATTCCAAATGCCAATACCTTATTTATTGAAAATGCAGATCATATGGGCTTGTCAACCTTGTATCAATTAAGAGGAAGAGTTGGTCGTAGCAATCGCATTGCCTATGCCTATCTCATGTATCGTCCAGAAAAATCAATCAGTGAAGTTTCTGAGAAGAGATTAGAAGCTATTAAGGGATTTACAGAATTGGGCTCAGGATTTAAGATTGCGATGCGAGATCTTTCGATTCGCGGAGCAGGAAATCTCCTAGGAAAGTCCCAGTCTGGTTTCATTGATTCTGTTGGTTTTGAATTGTATTCACAGTTATTAGAGGAAGCTATTGCTAAACGGAACGGTAATGGGAATAAAAGAATCAAAGGAAATGCTGAGTTGATTTTACAAATTGATGCTTATCTTCCTGATACTTATATTTCTGACCAACGACATAAGATTGAAATTTACAAGAAAATTCGTCAAATTGACAATCGTGTCAACTATGAAGAACTACAAGAAGAATTGATGGATCGATTTGGAGAATACCCAGATGTAGTAGCCTACCTTTTAGAGATTGGTTTGGTTAAGTCATATTTGGACAAGGTCTTTGTAGAACGTGTGGAAAGAAAAGATAACAAGATTACAGTTCAATTTGAAAAAGTCACTCAACGACTATTCTTGGCTCAAGATTATTTTAAAGCCTTATCTGCAACGAACTTAAAAGCAGCTATAGCTGAGAATAAGGGATTAATGGAAGTTGTATTTGATGTCCGAAACAAGAAGGATTATGAAATTTTAGAAGGTTTGCTGATTTTTGGAGAAAGTTTATTAGAGATAAAAGAATCAAAGGAAGCAAATCCCATTTAACATTTTTCTTCTATAAAAAGGATAAAAATGGTACAATAATAATTTGAGGTAATAAAAATGAGATTAGACAAGTATTTAAAAGTATCACGAATTATTAAGCGCCGTACAGTCGCAAAAGAAGTAGCAGATAAAGGTAGAATCAAGGTAAATGGAATTTTGGCCAAAAGTTCAACGGATTTGAAAGTTGATGACCAAGTTGAAATTCGCTTTGGAAATAAGTTGTTGCTTGTTAAAGTACTAGAAATGAAAGATAGTACAAAAAAAGAAGATGCAGCAGGCATGTATGAAATTCTCAGTGAAACACGGGTAGAAGAAAATGTCTAAAAATATTGTACAGATGAATAATTCTTTTATTCAAAATGAACATCAACGTCGTCGTTACCTGATGAAGGAGAGACAAAAACGAAATCGTTTTATGGGTTGGGTCCTTATTTTGATGATCTTGTTGTTTATTTTACCAACTTATAACTTGGCCCAAAGCTATGATCAGTTACTGCAACGACGTCAGCAATTAACAGAGTTGAAAGAGAAGTACCAAACTCTTAGTGATGAAAAGGATAAGGAATCCGCCTTTGCTGCAAAGTTGAAAGATGAAGACTATGTAGCAAAGTATGCACGCGCCAAGTACTATTACTCAAAGAAACGA
Proteins encoded in this window:
- the ychF gene encoding redox-regulated ATPase YchF, whose amino-acid sequence is MALTAGIVGLPNVGKSTLFNAITKAGAEAANYPFATIDPNVGMVEVPDERLQKLTEMITPKKTVPTTFEFTDIAGIVKGASKGEGLGNKFLANIREVDAIVHVVRAFDDENVMREQGREDAFVDPLADIDTINLELILADLESVNKRYARVEKMARTQKDKESVAEFNVLQKIKPVLEDGKSARTIEFTDEEQKVVKGLFLLTTKPVLYVANVDEDVVSDPDSIEYVKQIREFAATENAEVVVISARAEEEISELDDEDKQEFLEALGLTESGVDKLTRAAYHLLGLGTYFTAGEKEVRAWTFKRGMKAPQVAGIIHSDFEKGFIRAVTMSYEDLVKYGSEKAVKEAGRLREEGKEYIVQDGDIMEFRFNV
- the pth gene encoding aminoacyl-tRNA hydrolase, translating into MTKLLVGLGNPGDKYFETKHNVGFMLIDQLAKKQNVTFTHDKIFQADLASFFFNGEKIYLVKPTTFMNESGKAVHALLTYYGLDIDDLLVIYDDLDMEVGKIRLRAKGSAGGHNGIKSIIQHIGTEVFNRVKIGIGRPKKGMSVVHHVLSKFDQDDYVGILHSIDKVDDAVNYYLQEKNFEKTMQRYNG
- the mfd gene encoding transcription-repair coupling factor; amino-acid sequence: MVTLLGLFSENDQIKKWHQNLINKKRQLILGLSTSTKALAIASSLEKENKIVLLTSTYGEAERIISDLLSLLGEEVVYPFLVDDSPMVEFLMSSQEKIISRVDALRFLSDPSKKGILVCNIAASRLILPSPTRFKESIIRIAVGEEYDQHELLHKLKEIGYRKVTQVQTQGEFSIRGDILDIFEMSQLEPFRIEFFGDEVDGIRTFEVETQLSKENQTNLTIFPASDILLREKDYQRGQSALEKQISKTLSPILKSYLEEILSSFHQKQVHSDSRKFLSLCYEKTWTIFDYTEKNTPVFFDDYQKLMNQYEVFERELAQYFTEDLQNSKSFSEMQYFADTEQTYKKQSPVTFFSNLQKGLGNLKFDHIYQFNQYPMQEFFNQFSFLKEEIERYKKMDYTIVLQSSNSMGSKTLEDVLEEYQIKLDSKDKSSICKESVNLIEGNLRHGFHFVDEKILLITEHEIFQKKLKRRFRRQHASNAERLKDYNELEKGDYVVHHIHGIGQYLGIETIEIKGIHRDYVSVQYQNGDQISIPVEQIQLLSKYVSSDGKAPKLNKLNDGHFKKAKQKVKKQVEDIADDLIKLYSERSQLKGFAFSADDDEQHAFDDAFPYVETDDQLRSIEEIKRDMQDSHPMDRLLVGDVGFGKTEVAMRAAFKAVNDHKQVVVLVPTTVLAQQHYTNFKERFQNFAVNIDVLSRFRSKKEQAETLEKLKNGQVDILIGTHRVLSKDVVFSDLGLMIIDEEQRFGVKHKETLKELKKQVDVLTLTATPIPRTLHMSMLGIRDLSVIETPPTNRYPVQTYVLEKNDSVIRDAVLREMERGGQVYYLYNKVDTIDQKVSELQELIPEASIGYVHGQMSEIQLENTLLDFIEGQYDILVTTTIIETGVDIPNANTLFIENADHMGLSTLYQLRGRVGRSNRIAYAYLMYRPEKSISEVSEKRLEAIKGFTELGSGFKIAMRDLSIRGAGNLLGKSQSGFIDSVGFELYSQLLEEAIAKRNGNGNKRIKGNAELILQIDAYLPDTYISDQRHKIEIYKKIRQIDNRVNYEELQEELMDRFGEYPDVVAYLLEIGLVKSYLDKVFVERVERKDNKITVQFEKVTQRLFLAQDYFKALSATNLKAAIAENKGLMEVVFDVRNKKDYEILEGLLIFGESLLEIKESKEANPI
- a CDS encoding RNA-binding S4 domain-containing protein, whose protein sequence is MRLDKYLKVSRIIKRRTVAKEVADKGRIKVNGILAKSSTDLKVDDQVEIRFGNKLLLVKVLEMKDSTKKEDAAGMYEILSETRVEENV
- a CDS encoding septum formation initiator family protein produces the protein MSKNIVQMNNSFIQNEHQRRRYLMKERQKRNRFMGWVLILMILLFILPTYNLAQSYDQLLQRRQQLTELKEKYQTLSDEKDKESAFAAKLKDEDYVAKYARAKYYYSKKREAIYTIPDLLPR